The following coding sequences are from one Desulfovibrio psychrotolerans window:
- the tmk gene encoding dTMP kinase, with amino-acid sequence MFITLEGPEGSGKSTVLTRMKDWLMEQGHGVVLTREPGGSRLGRTLRSILLDVSSKDLTGEAELFLYLADRAQHVSQIIRPALAEGMVVLCDRYADSTVVYQGYGRGLDTALLHRFNEVAVQGVWPDLTLLLDVSPEIGLKRAMSRNLSEGKCNAEGRFEAESLQFHHRIRDGYLAWAAVNRKRFVVVDASRNPDEVFIQARDAVQARLAQPAGA; translated from the coding sequence ATGTTCATTACTCTAGAAGGGCCGGAAGGTTCAGGAAAAAGCACGGTTCTCACCCGGATGAAGGACTGGCTCATGGAGCAGGGGCATGGCGTGGTGCTCACGCGCGAACCGGGCGGCAGCCGTCTGGGGCGCACCCTGCGGTCCATCCTGCTGGACGTTTCCAGCAAAGATCTGACGGGAGAGGCGGAGCTTTTCCTGTATCTGGCGGACCGCGCCCAGCATGTGAGCCAGATCATCCGGCCCGCTCTTGCAGAAGGCATGGTGGTGCTCTGCGACCGGTATGCCGATTCCACCGTGGTCTATCAAGGTTATGGACGTGGGCTGGATACGGCATTGCTGCACAGGTTCAACGAGGTGGCCGTGCAGGGCGTGTGGCCCGACCTTACCCTGCTTCTGGATGTCAGCCCCGAGATTGGACTCAAACGGGCCATGTCGCGCAACCTTTCGGAAGGCAAATGCAATGCAGAGGGCCGTTTCGAGGCAGAATCGTTGCAGTTCCATCACCGTATCCGCGATGGCTACCTTGCATGGGCGGCTGTGAACCGCAAACGGTTTGTGGTGGTGGATGCCTCCCGCAATCCGGACGAGGTATTCATACAGGCGCGTGATGCTGTGCAGGCGCGGCTGGCGCAGCCTGCGGGAGCATAG
- a CDS encoding 3'-5' exoribonuclease YhaM family protein: MQKTQFIQDISANEEIASIFAVAQASQGQARNGPFWRLELADATGSVGAKVWSPLSQQFAQLAPGMMVAVRGRASLYREQLDVNVEGLRVLDEAEVAALNMADFLPASERHPDDMLTDLTQLCRKTFTHKPWLKFMTSVLRDEDIVRRFKTAIGAKHVHHAYAGGLLEHTLSVCELCMRLCDHYPELDRQVLLAGAVFHDLGKAWELSGGIANDYTDEGRLIGHISIGLEKAEPHLLKSGLEPELTMHFKHLVLAHHGMKEWGSPVLPATPEALVLHYADNIDAKLAQLRGLFAGFGEEESGWTPFQTTLGRHIFKPARTPGSGPASAPQNDARREPSKEDQCSLL, encoded by the coding sequence ATGCAGAAAACTCAATTCATTCAAGACATATCGGCTAATGAAGAAATAGCTTCCATCTTCGCGGTGGCGCAGGCTTCGCAGGGGCAGGCCCGCAACGGGCCGTTCTGGCGGCTGGAACTGGCAGATGCCACCGGCAGCGTGGGAGCCAAGGTCTGGAGTCCGCTGAGTCAACAGTTTGCCCAGCTTGCTCCGGGCATGATGGTGGCGGTGCGGGGGCGTGCCTCCCTGTACAGGGAGCAGCTGGATGTAAACGTGGAAGGTCTGCGCGTGCTGGACGAGGCCGAAGTGGCCGCGCTGAACATGGCGGACTTTCTTCCTGCCTCCGAACGCCACCCGGACGATATGCTCACCGACCTGACACAATTGTGCCGCAAAACCTTCACCCATAAACCGTGGCTGAAGTTCATGACCTCCGTGCTGCGCGATGAAGACATCGTGCGCCGGTTCAAAACCGCCATCGGTGCCAAGCACGTGCATCACGCCTATGCGGGCGGACTGCTTGAACATACCCTTTCGGTATGCGAGCTGTGCATGCGCCTGTGCGATCATTATCCGGAACTGGACAGGCAGGTTCTGCTAGCAGGAGCCGTCTTTCACGACTTGGGCAAGGCGTGGGAACTTTCCGGCGGCATTGCCAACGACTATACGGATGAGGGGCGGCTCATCGGCCATATCAGCATCGGGCTGGAAAAGGCCGAACCGCATCTTCTTAAGTCCGGTCTGGAGCCGGAACTGACCATGCACTTCAAGCACCTGGTTCTTGCCCATCACGGTATGAAAGAGTGGGGTTCGCCCGTGCTGCCCGCCACGCCCGAGGCTCTGGTGCTGCACTATGCGGACAATATTGACGCCAAGCTCGCCCAGTTAAGGGGGCTTTTCGCAGGATTTGGTGAAGAGGAATCCGGCTGGACGCCCTTTCAGACGACACTGGGGCGGCATATCTTTAAACCCGCACGCACGCCGGGGAGCGGGCCAGCATCCGCTCCGCAGAACGATGCCCGCAGGGAACCTTCCAAGGAAGACCAATGTTCATTACTCTAG